In Pelodiscus sinensis isolate JC-2024 chromosome 19, ASM4963464v1, whole genome shotgun sequence, the DNA window GTCTGGTTGGCTGCAGCCACCCGGGCAGCATGGGcctgtggagggggaagggaagcctgAGTCCCAGTGCAGCATAACAGGCTCTGGCCCAGGGAGGGTAGGAGGGAGAGCTTGGCCTGGCATAGTGCCCAGGGGGAGGAGAAATAAGGGCAGTGCCCTCACAGCAGCTgggcccccagcacctgctccaaGGGCCTGGCCCTTGCCCtggtggaggggaggaaaggcaggCGCAGGGCCACCGCTCATAACCCCCACCAAGCCCCCCGCATGCCCCCAAGCTGGGCCACCATTACCTTCCGCTGTACAGGGGCCTCTTCAGGCTGGGAAAGGAGAGAGGAGAGCAGGTGAGGACAGAGCAAGAGAGCAAAGCATGCGGCTGGGCAAGGCACGCGAGGGGGGCCCAGCgactccctgctggccagggCCCCTCCCTCCGGGCATGGCGCTCACTGCACCCTTGTTCCACCTCTGCTcgcccaggcaggcagcaggggagctcCGCAGCACccctccagaaggggcagggcctccccCAGGGGCAATGACACGCTGTAGAAGCCGGCCCCTGCCATGATCCCCCTGCCTCACCTGCCCTCCACCAAAGCGCTTCTTCAGGGCTTCGATCTGCTCGTTTTCCAGCTTCTGGAACAGGGGGCTCACCTGGCAGACAAGGGGGAGACATTAATGGcctgtcccatcccccccccagtcccccagagccaagccctcCCCCGGTGTGCATACTGTGCCGATCTGgtgccctgggggcaggaggcagaggaaggcgtCCGGGAGCACGCTGTAGGCCTGCGGCATGCAGAGCTGGCGCTGGATGGTGGCGCTGACGCTGGGCATGTACGGCTGCAGCATGACCGAGATGAGGGAGGCGATGTTGATGGCCACGCCCGTCACTGTGCCCGCCCGAACCCTGGAAAACGGGGCATCAGAACTGGGGACAGCAGCCTGGCACCCAGCCACAAAACCCCACAGgccagccaggggcagggtgggagagtaggggctgtgggtcaggaccgaGCCGTAGCGCGGGGCAGGCAGGTGAATttggcccatccagcccagcagggggacAAGCCCCAATGGACTGGAGACTGCCGGTCCTAGGACGGAGTCCCacagacgcgggggggggggggggggggggaatgcccgcccgcccccccggctAAGCCAGGCAGCACTGTGCCCCTTACCTGTCAGCATCGTCGCCCTTGATCCGTTTCCAGGGCTCGTTAACCTGGATGTACTGGTTGCCGTAGCGAGAGATGCTGAGGATGCAGCGCAGGGCGTCCCGGATCCTGCAGCAAGAAGGAGACTCAGCCGACCTGCACAGCGCCGGCCCCACAGCCCGGGTTCACCCCATGGCTACCCGCACAGTGCCGGCCCCCCAGCCTGGGTTCACCCCATGGCTACCCGCACAGCGCCGGCCCCCCAGCCTGGGTTCACCCCATGGCTACCCGCACAGCGCCGGCCCCCCAGCCCGGGTTCACCCCATGGCTGCCCGCACAGCGCCGGCCCCACAGCCCGGGTTCACCCCATGGCTACCCGCACAGcgccggcccccccagcccgggtTCACCCCATGGCTGCCCGCAcagcgccagccccacagcccgggTTCACCCCATGGCTGCCCGCAcagcgccagccccacagcccgggTTCACCCCATGGCTACCCGCACAGCGCCGGCCCCACAGCCCGGGTTCACCCCATGGCTACCCGCACAGcgccggcccccccagcccgggtTCACCCCATGGCTGCCCGCAcagcgccagccccacagcccgggTTCACCCCATGGTTGCCCGCAcagcgccagccccacagcccgggTTCACCCCATGGCTACCCGCACAGcgccggcccccccagcccgggtTCACCCCATGGCTGCCCGCAcagcgccagccccacagcccgggTTCACCCCATGGCTGCCCGCAcagcgccagccccacagcccgggTTCACCCCATGGCTACCCGCACAGcgccggcccccccagcccgggtTCACCCCATGGCTGCCCGCAcagcgccagccccacagcccgggTTCACCCCATGGCTGCCCGCAcagcgccagccccacagcccgggTTCACCCCATGGCTGCCCGCACAGCGCCGGCCCCCCAGCCCGGGTTCACCCCATGGCTACCCGCACAGcgccggcccccccagcccgggtTCACCCCATGGCTGCCCGCAcagcgccagccccacagcccgggTTCACCCCATGGCTACCCGCACAGCGCCGGCCCCACAGCCTGGGTTCACCCCATGGCTACCTGCTCAAAGCCCAGACCAAGTTCCCCAACGCCCCACTGGCACTAAGTCAATCCTGGCCCTTGAGGGCCATTGGGGGGGCGGTTCCTTCCCAACCCCCCATTGTTAGACCCTGAGATCTGGGTgacacctgccccccaccacgctgggctgggggggaatcCCGCCCCCTCACTGGCCCTGGCTGTGCGAGACACCGTTGCCTCTTCTACTAGCCCCCAAGCCATGTCTTCCAGCACACACCACTGGGGGACAGGCCCtctggacccctccccccatccagggCCCCCAGAACGCACCGGACCTTCTCCAGCAGCTGGTTGTACTGCCGCAGCTCCAGGGTGATGTGAGCCAGCAGCCGCTTGTCGTCCGCGCCCAGCTCCATGGAGGGGACACGCCCGGCAAAGAACTTACAGACGAACATGCCGGCCCTGGGCGGGAGAGACGAGCTCTGAGCAGCCTCCCTGGGCCTGCCCACCTCCCGCACCCCACAGGGCTGGCCCACGGcttcccttccacccccagctctctgcagcccagccccgTGCCGCCGCGCACCTGTTGACAAAGTTGCCCAAGTTGTTGAGCAGCTCTGAGTTGTTCTTCAGCAGGAGGTCGTGCCAGGAGAAGGCGCTGTCCTGCCCCTCGGGGCGCAGGAAGAGCAGGTAGAAGCGCCAGATGTCGGCGGGGATCCCCGTGTCCTGGGCCATGTCCCCGAACACCCCCACGCCGCGGCTCTTGGAGAACTTCCCATCCTCGTAGTTCAGGTACTCTGGGGAAAGCCCGAGAGAATGGACTCAGCCTAGGCCCCGGCTCTGCGCCCGGGCCTGCCTGGCGCTGCCCCGAGTGCCCAGCACTGCTCcacagcctctccctgcccctcagcacccaccttgctcctgccctacaacctctccctgcccggccagcccagcactgctccacagcctcccccagcacccaccttgctcctgcccagcctgccctACAACCTCTCCCTGCCCGCTCAGCCTGCCCTGCAACCTCTCCCTGCCCGCCCAACactgctccccagcagccctcCCCCCTATGGCCCGTCTCTggtcctccccccgccccctggcgcacCCGTGGCGATGAGGTGGTTGACCAGCGTGTAGTTCTCCTGGGTGCCGAGCAGCGTGCAGGGGAAGACGACGCTGTGGAAGGGGACGTTGTCCTTGGCCATGAAGTTGTAGAGCTGGACCTAGGAGGGAGGGGCCGTCTCACATTTGCGGCCAGCGTGGCCCCCGGTCCCCACTCGCCTGGAGCCGCGTGGCACTGTGGGCACTGCCCTGTCTCATTGGCACTCCAGGCTCCCAGTCTCAGGTGGGTTCCTGCattagcgccccccctcccccatatcacTGATACCGTCTCTGCCTCCTAGACCACTGCTCGCCTGGggcacggcgggaggggaagggccaGGCCGCAGATCTGTGagcagaccccaggagtcccgagtcccactcccagccagggacagaacccagccCGACGGGGGGGCCAGGTTTGCCGGCACCTCACCTGCTCCGGGTTCTTCCACCATCTCTCCCACTGATCTGTGTAGCTGGCCGTGATGGACAGGTAGCCGATCGGGGCATCGAACCACACGTAGAACACCTGGGGGCACAGGGACGGCATCGCgggggtgagtggggaggggcagcgcagCGGCGGCTCGCTCGGCTTTGGCCATGTCAGTCTGAAAACTGAgcctgctgcctggcccagggcaCCCCTGTGCCAAGGGAGTGCCGACAAGGGCGGGCAATTCCTTGAGACACCTGCTCGGCTCGCGCCACCCGCCGATGCGCCAGGGCGGATGCGCCCAGTGACACAGCGAGcagcaggggggcccaggctaagctgcctgcccgccccaggGCACGGCCCGGCTCACCTTGTCGCGGAAGCCGTCCAGAGGCACGGGGGTGCCCCACTGCAGGTCGCGGGTGATGCAGCGCGGCTTGAGGCCATCGCGGATCCAGGAGCGGGTGATGAAGCGGGCGTTGGCTGTCCAGTCGCCCGTGGCCCACGACTGCTCCAGCCACTTCTCCAGCCGCCCCtccagctgcagggggaggagagtcAGGCCGTGCTGACCTGGTGCAGCCAGAACCCactgcagggcaggctggggggcggggaaagagggggggggggagaggctctctcctcctgctccagaGCCCTCCAAGCTCGGGCAGCTGCACTcacctggggcaggtccaggaaGAGGTGCTGCGAGGACTTCACCACCGGGGAGTCTCTGCACACTTTGCACTGAGGTTTCTGGGGGGAGAAGCACAAGGCCGGGGACTCAGGGTCGGCAGCGCGTGGGGCCAGGGCTCCGCCAACAGCTGCAAGGGAAGCGCTGCCTCCCTGGGTCCGGCTGGGCTCAGCGCCGCCCGCCGGGCCACGCCCGTACCTTCAGCTCCACCGCGTTGATGAGCTTGCCGCACTTGTCACACTGGTCGCCCCGGGCCTCCTCGTagttgcagaaggggcaggtgcccTCCACGAAGCGGTCGGCCAGGAAGCGCTGGCAGCGCTCACAGCGCAGCTGCTCCACCGTGTCCCGCCGCAGGACGTCCTTCTCCAGCAGGCGCCGGAAGATGTCCTGAGCGATCCTGAGATGCCAGGGCAAGGAGAGCTAGGGACCC includes these proteins:
- the MARS1 gene encoding methionine--tRNA ligase, cytoplasmic isoform X3, encoding MRLYLSEGSAQGLKVLAAAGASGARVRLERVPPGGHVVPFLTHPRVPALHLDSGTFLFSPNAICQYFFLLAGKEPSDLTNQWLEWEATELQPAVSTALYRHVVQGKKGGEVLGKTLSYIDQRLTGKAAPYLAGEAESLADIVLWATLFPVLRDEVCQLDELQALRGWFQTMSLLEPCRSAVESVLTPKGAQEFKAYLQKQPVPSLHREKPATNEPEEEELAERSLSEEEIAGAAEAWARGPAALPERWQPSHPVLPVEGRRNVLITSALPYVNNVPHLGNIIGCVLSADVFARYCRLRNWNTLYVCGTDEYGTATETKALEEGLTPQQICDKYNTVHTQIYQWFDISFDYFGRTTTAHQTTIAQDIFRRLLEKDVLRRDTVEQLRCERCQRFLADRFVEGTCPFCNYEEARGDQCDKCGKLINAVELKKPQCKVCRDSPVVKSSQHLFLDLPQLEGRLEKWLEQSWATGDWTANARFITRSWIRDGLKPRCITRDLQWGTPVPLDGFRDKVFYVWFDAPIGYLSITASYTDQWERWWKNPEQVQLYNFMAKDNVPFHSVVFPCTLLGTQENYTLVNHLIATEYLNYEDGKFSKSRGVGVFGDMAQDTGIPADIWRFYLLFLRPEGQDSAFSWHDLLLKNNSELLNNLGNFVNRAGMFVCKFFAGRVPSMELGADDKRLLAHITLELRQYNQLLEKVRIRDALRCILSISRYGNQYIQVNEPWKRIKGDDADRVRAGTVTGVAINIASLISVMLQPYMPSVSATIQRQLCMPQAYSVLPDAFLCLLPPGHQIGTVSPLFQKLENEQIEALKKRFGGGQPEEAPVQRKAHAARVAAANQTPPGAGEGAGLAGDPQKAKELAEEVAKQGAHVRQLKASKQEKGQIDAAVARLLELKQQLALAEGKTPEPLAAKGKKKK